TCTGGTGCTGTCGACGCTGCACACTAATGACGCGCCCGGCGCCGTCGCCCGGCTGGGCGAGATGGGCGCGCCGCCCTACCTCCTCGCCGGTGGCCTGATCGGTGTGCTGGGCCAGCGACTGGCGCGGCGGCTCTGCCCAAACTGCCGCGTGCCGCGGGTAGCGCAACCCGACGAGCTGCGCGTGCTGGGCCTGCCCGCTCGCCCCACACCCGTGTACCAGGCGGCCGGATGCGCGCGCTGCGATGGCCAGGGCTACCGCGGCCGCCTGGGCGTATTCGAGCTGCTGGCCGTGGATGCGCGCATCCGCGAGCTGATCCTGCGCCGCGCCGCGGCCGACGCACTGCGCGACGCGGCACGCGCCGCTGGCATGGAGCCGCTCAGCCATGACGCGTGGGAGAAAGTGCGGGCCGGCCTCACTACGCTGGAAGAAGTCCAGCCACTGCTCACCCTGCTTGCCGACGAGGCCCCGGTTTGCACATCCTGCGGCACAGGGCTGCGGGCGAGCTTTGCGGCCTGCCCGGGATGCGGCAGGTGCCTGCATCGCCGCTGCAACTGCGGTACCGTGCTGGAGGCGGAATGGCGCTGCTGTCCCGCGTGTGGCGCACCTGTTGCAAAAGGGGAACCGGCCGGCCACCCCGTGGATTGACTCGCCACCAGCGCCCGGCCTGAAGCGGGTTGCCTCCGGGGCAGCCGATCCGACTTCCCGCAAGGGTCGCGGCCCGAATTGTGTCCGGAAGGAGGGGATTCCGTGAACGCCGCATGCCGCGTATTTCGGGCCGGTGGTTTTGTCTCGCTCGTCCTAGCGATCCCGCTTTCCGCCTGCTTCTCCGACGAGCCCGACCTGACCGGCGGCGACGGGGGTGGGGAGGCCGTAGTCATCCGCTTGACGGAAGCGCTGCGCTTCGTGCCAGACACGCTGACCATCACGCGCGGAACGCGCGTGCGCTGGGTCAACGAGTCCGATTTCTTCCACACGGTGACGCCCCGCAACACGAGTCAGCCGGGCGTGTGGTCGCGTCGGGAGACGAGTGGGCGGGGACCCGTGCTCGAGCACACGTTCAGCGTCGGCGGGCAGACGTACAACTATTTCTGCGAGCCGCATGAGAGCTTCGGGATGGTGGCGAGGATCCGCGTCGAGTAGGCTGGCTAGCGATCGCCGTCCTCCTCGCGCGGCTCGAGGCTGTGCTCCGTGCCATCGTAGCTCATGACCACCGGCTCTTCGTCGATGTATGTCTCCAGGTGGACCGGGCGCTTCCACAGGTAGTGGATATTCTCCAGCGTTTCCCGCGCCAGGTTCTCCTTCAGTGGTATGCCCTCGTAGCAGTGCCCGAGCACCAGCTCGCCGCGGTTGAGGAAGTTCGCGTCTACCACCTCGACCCGCGGTTGCCCGAAGTTGGTGAGCATGAAGAGCAGCTTCTCCTTGACCGCCTGGAAGTCGCGGTCGGCGATCACGTACTCGCCCGTGGCCGGCTGGTACTCGTAAGTAAAGAGCCCGTGCTTGCGCACGAAATCGGCAGTCAGGAACTCGTCAATGAAGGTGACATCGTTGTAGTGGCGCCGCACCTCGAAAATCCTTTCCCTGCCCTGCATCTCACCCGTGTCCCACGCCTGGCGCACCTGGAACTCGTCACACGCCTCCCAGTCGACGCCGTGCCGCCCCTTGTTCCAGCGCTCCTCGATGTCGCGCCACAACTCGAGCCCCAGCTTATAGGGGTTCAGCCAGCCGGGGTGCGTTGCTACGGTGCCCGAGTGGTGATCCGCATAGTCCACCACCTCGGAGGGCTCGAGAGCCCGCTCGGTCATGATACGGGAGTGCCAGTAGCTAGCCCATCCTTCGTTGATGAACCTGGTGCGACCCTGCGGCGCGAAGTAATAGGCCTCCTCCCGCACGATCCCCAGCACGTCCCGCTCCCAGTTCTTGAGCGGCGCGTGCTCGAGCAGGAAGAGCATGGCATCCTTTTCGGGACACGGCGGGAAGCGTTCCTCCTCGCGCTGCGCTTCCTCGAGCCTCTGGCGCTCGGCCTCGAGCACCGGCTCGGGGTTGATGTACTCGTCCATGTACTCTTTGGCGCGCAGCTTCTTCGGCTCGGCGCGCGCCGGGGCGGATTCCTCCGGCCGCGGCGCCCAGCGCTTGCGGCGGATGTGCGGAGCGTTGTAGTCGATCAGGTTGTCAATGGAGAGGCAGCGATCCAGCAGCGCCTCGACCTCCGACTCGCCGTATGCCTCCATGTAACGGCGGATGCGCGCCGCATGGTTGGCCATCTCGTCTATCATGCGCCGGTTGGTGTGCGCGAAGGAGAAGTTGTGCTTGAAGAAGTCGCCATGCCCGCACACGTGCGCCATGACCAGCTTCTGGTCTACGTAATGGTTGGCCGCCAGCAGGTAGGCGTAGGTGGGATTGTTGTTGATGACCATCTCGTAGATGCGCGACAGTCCGTAGGCGTAGGAGCGGGACAGCTCGAGGTAGTCCATCCCGAAGCGCCAGTGCGGGTAGCGCGCCGGGTAGCCGCCGTATGCGGCCACTTCATTGATTTCCTCCCAGTCCAGCACTTCGTAGACGATCTCGAAGAAGTCGAGGCCGAACTCGCGGGCGTGCTGCTCAATCTGCTGCTGCAGCGAGCGGAGGTCGGATGTGAGGGTGTCTGGCATGCCTCTCAATATCTCTGCGGTTCGCGTACCCGTGCCCGTGCCCGTGCCCGTGCCCGATCGCGTTGCACCAGGGTGCGGCCGGGTACGGCTACGGGTGCGGGTACGGGCACGTTGGTGTCATCCCTCGAGCGCCTGCTTCCCCTTGCCCCCAAACCCCTCGATCGAACCGCGGACCGCGTACGGCTCGGGATCGGGCTCGGGCTCGGGATCGGGAACGGAGGCGCCGATGGCGCCTATTTCCCCTTTCCCAGGAACTCCTTGATCGACCCCAGGATCGCATCCCGGTCCTCGATCTTCGAGAGCACCAGGTTCTCTGCCTCGAGATGCGTCTCCAGTGCGTGGAGAAACTGACCGCTTCCGTAGCGACTTTCCACCTGCCCGTAGCCGAACAGGTTGGCTACCGGCAGGAGCCGGTCGCGGAGCAGCGTAAAGCATTTCTCGTCGTCGCCGCCGCCCCAGTTGTCGCCGTCAGAAAAGTGGAAGAAATAGATGTTCCAGGCCTCGGCGGGGTGGTTCCGTTCCACCATATCCGCGGCGAGGTGGTACGCGCTCGAGATCCGCGTCCCGCCCGACTCGCGCGTGCTGTAGAAGGTGTCGCGGTCGACCTCCCGGGCGGCAGCGTCATGCACGATGTAACGGGTTTCCAGGCCGTCGTAGTGGGCGCGGATCCAGGTGTCGATCCAGAACGACTCGATGCGGACGATCTCCTTCTGCTCGTTACCCATGGAGCCGGAGACGTCCATCATGTAGACGATAACGGCGTTGGCCGTGGGCTCCGGCTCCTCCTTCCAGGAGCGGTAGCGCATGTCCTCGCGCACGGGCACGATCGCCGGCCGCCCCGGGTTGTAGGAGCCCAGCGCCAACTGACGTTTGAGAGCCTCCTTGTATGTACGCTTGAAGGAGCGCAGGCTCTCCGGCCCCGCCCGTTTGATGCCGGTGTAACGATCCTTCACGACGGTGGCGGAGCGGGCGCCCTTGGGCTCGATGCGCGGCAGCTCGAGTTCCTCGCCCATGAGCTGCGCCAGCTCCTGAATGGTCAGCTCGACTTCGCGCAGGTGATGGCCCGGTGCGTCACCTGCCTCGCCCCGGCCACCGACGGGGGGGCCGTCCGTGCCGATGGGCGTGCCGATCTCGCCACCACCCTGGCCTACCCCGCCCAGGTCGCGCCGGCCGTAGCGGAAGCGGGGCAGTTCGATCTGCGGCACGGGGATCGATACGACCTCATGGCCGCGACGGCCGATGAGCTCTCCCCGCGTCAGGTGGCGCTTCAGATCCCGCTTGATGACGCCCCGGACAATGTCCTCGAACCGTCGCCGGTCCCGCTCGATCCTCTTGACCATGGAGAGACCTAGCGCGCCCCCGGCAGGGCCGGCGCCGCGTGCGGCCGCAGCAGTTGGGGCTGGAATGCGGCTACCAGGCTGGCGAACGCGAGCAGGGCGACAAAGCCGAGGACGAGCGCGCGTTGCACGGCGCTCAGCCGCGCGCCCGCCCGGACGGGCACCGGGCTCTGCACGGGCGCGGTATGACGCAGCCCCCCCGATTCCTGGAGCAGCAGCGCCATATCGGCGCCGCAGCGGGCGCAGAGTCGTGCCGCCCGGGGGTTGACGTACCAGCAGTGCGGGCAGACCGAAAGCTCGCCGCCGCCGGGCGCGCTGGGCGGGCGCAGGCCTTCCATGGTCGACCTACTTGCGTCCTTCCTTCACGTCGCCGCGCGCGAAGATGCTGGCCACGAAGTTCAGCACGTCGGTGGCGCAGACCTCGCAGTAGCCGTGCTGGTGCACGAGGCGGCTCTTGACCACGTCAATCTTCTCCTGCGCTTCCCGGTCCAGCACGCTGGAGACCAGGCTGGTCAGCTTGATCGAGTCCTGCTGGTCCTCGAACAGCTTCAGCTCGAGCGCCTTCTGCAGCCGTGCGTTGGTGTCATAGCGGAATTTCTTGCCATCGACGGCGAGTGCGCCGATGTAGTTCATGATCTCGCGCCGGAAATCATCTTTGCGGCTCTCGGGGATATCGATCTTCTCCTCGATTGACCGCATCAGCCGCTCGTCCGGCTCCTCGTATTCGCCCGTATACTTGTTGCGCACCTTCTCCCGCTGCGTGTACGCCTTCACATTGTCAATGTAGTTGGCGCAGAGCCGCTGCATCGCCTCTTCATCACCGGAGATCGCGCGCTGCACCTCGTTCTTCACCATGTCCTCGTACTCCTCCCGCACCACGGCCAGCAGCTCGCGGTACTTCTCCCGCTGCTCCGCATTCACGATCAGCGAGTGGTGCTTCAGCCCGCTCTCCAGCTCCTTCAGCACCATGAACGGGTTGACGCACGTCTCCTCCACCTCGGCCACCAGGCAGTTCGAGAGCTTGTCCTGAATGTAGCGCGGGCTCACCCCCTCCATGCCCTCGCGCTCCGCTTCCTTCCTCAACTCCTTGACGTTGTCCTCGGTGAAGCCCGGCAGCGTCTTGCCGTTATAAAGCTTCAGCTTCTGCAGCCGCGTCAGGTTCAGCTTCTTCGGCTCTTCCAGCCGGGTCAGCACCGCCCACATCGAGGCCATCTCGATGGTGTGCGGCGCCATGTGCTTCCCCTTGATCCGCCGGTTGTTGAAGTCGCGCTCGTAAACCTTGATCTCTTCGTCCAGCTTCGTGATGTACGGGATGTCGATCTTCACCGTGCGGTCGCGCAGCGCTTCCATGAACTCGTTGTTCTGCAGCCGCCGGTACTCCGGCTCGTTGGTGTGCGCGATGATGACTTCGTCAACGTCCGTCTGCGCGAACTTCTTGGGCTTGATCCGATGCTCCTGCGAGGCGCCCAGCAGGTCGTAGAGGAAGGCCACGTCCAGCTTCAGCACCTCGACGAACTCGATCAGTCCGCGGTTCGCGACGTTGAACTCGCCATCGAAGTTGAAGGCCCGGGGGTCCGAGTCGGAGCCGTAGATCGCGATCTTGCGGTAGTTGATGTCGCCCGTCAGCTCTGTCGA
The sequence above is a segment of the Gemmatimonadota bacterium genome. Coding sequences within it:
- a CDS encoding copper-binding protein produces the protein MTEALRFVPDTLTITRGTRVRWVNESDFFHTVTPRNTSQPGVWSRRETSGRGPVLEHTFSVGGQTYNYFCEPHESFGMVARIRVE
- a CDS encoding SpoVR family protein, whose translation is MPDTLTSDLRSLQQQIEQHAREFGLDFFEIVYEVLDWEEINEVAAYGGYPARYPHWRFGMDYLELSRSYAYGLSRIYEMVINNNPTYAYLLAANHYVDQKLVMAHVCGHGDFFKHNFSFAHTNRRMIDEMANHAARIRRYMEAYGESEVEALLDRCLSIDNLIDYNAPHIRRKRWAPRPEESAPARAEPKKLRAKEYMDEYINPEPVLEAERQRLEEAQREEERFPPCPEKDAMLFLLEHAPLKNWERDVLGIVREEAYYFAPQGRTRFINEGWASYWHSRIMTERALEPSEVVDYADHHSGTVATHPGWLNPYKLGLELWRDIEERWNKGRHGVDWEACDEFQVRQAWDTGEMQGRERIFEVRRHYNDVTFIDEFLTADFVRKHGLFTYEYQPATGEYVIADRDFQAVKEKLLFMLTNFGQPRVEVVDANFLNRGELVLGHCYEGIPLKENLARETLENIHYLWKRPVHLETYIDEEPVVMSYDGTEHSLEPREEDGDR
- a CDS encoding DUF444 family protein, whose amino-acid sequence is MVKRIERDRRRFEDIVRGVIKRDLKRHLTRGELIGRRGHEVVSIPVPQIELPRFRYGRRDLGGVGQGGGEIGTPIGTDGPPVGGRGEAGDAPGHHLREVELTIQELAQLMGEELELPRIEPKGARSATVVKDRYTGIKRAGPESLRSFKRTYKEALKRQLALGSYNPGRPAIVPVREDMRYRSWKEEPEPTANAVIVYMMDVSGSMGNEQKEIVRIESFWIDTWIRAHYDGLETRYIVHDAAAREVDRDTFYSTRESGGTRISSAYHLAADMVERNHPAEAWNIYFFHFSDGDNWGGGDDEKCFTLLRDRLLPVANLFGYGQVESRYGSGQFLHALETHLEAENLVLSKIEDRDAILGSIKEFLGKGK
- a CDS encoding zinc ribbon domain-containing protein, with the protein product MEGLRPPSAPGGGELSVCPHCWYVNPRAARLCARCGADMALLLQESGGLRHTAPVQSPVPVRAGARLSAVQRALVLGFVALLAFASLVAAFQPQLLRPHAAPALPGAR
- a CDS encoding serine protein kinase; the encoded protein is MSTPVLDIIQHIREHQDQALYHDLHWEGSFPEYLSMVHARPAIARSAFQRLYAMIVTFGTRKYSEYKKEITHYHFFDDPIGGGKDAIFGLDVPLMRFIQVLKAAGMGYGPERRVLLLHGPVGSSKSTICRLLKKGIEYYSRTPDGALYTFSWVGEGLAALGVPAEMAEAARGTDEMPCPMHEEPLKLIPQEFRAAFLDEPNRDMPDEGKIAVEGDFCPACRHLYNQLMLKYDGDWTRTIEHVRVRRLLVSEQDRVGIGTFQPKDEKNQDSTELTGDINYRKIAIYGSDSDPRAFNFDGEFNVANRGLIEFVEVLKLDVAFLYDLLGASQEHRIKPKKFAQTDVDEVIIAHTNEPEYRRLQNNEFMEALRDRTVKIDIPYITKLDEEIKVYERDFNNRRIKGKHMAPHTIEMASMWAVLTRLEEPKKLNLTRLQKLKLYNGKTLPGFTEDNVKELRKEAEREGMEGVSPRYIQDKLSNCLVAEVEETCVNPFMVLKELESGLKHHSLIVNAEQREKYRELLAVVREEYEDMVKNEVQRAISGDEEAMQRLCANYIDNVKAYTQREKVRNKYTGEYEEPDERLMRSIEEKIDIPESRKDDFRREIMNYIGALAVDGKKFRYDTNARLQKALELKLFEDQQDSIKLTSLVSSVLDREAQEKIDVVKSRLVHQHGYCEVCATDVLNFVASIFARGDVKEGRK